In one Sphingobacterium daejeonense genomic region, the following are encoded:
- a CDS encoding UDP-N-acetylglucosamine 4,6-dehydratase, with translation MNILNLIGRKDELFTDDIRNHETELRDIVSSSKFLVIGGAGSIGQATTKEIFKRNPKKLHVVDISENNMVELVRDIRSSYGYIDGDFQTFALDIGSVEYDAFWENDGDYDYVLNLSALKHVRSEKDPYTLMRMIDVNVFNTDKTLQQSIDKGVKKYFCVSTDKAANPVNMMGASKRIMEMFLMRKSQFIDISTARFANVAFSDGSLLHGFNKRIEKLQPIVAPNDIKRYFVIPKESGELCLMSCVFGENRDIFFPKLSENLHLITFAEIAEKYLQQIGYEPYLCEMEEEARELVHSLPKEGKWPCLFTKK, from the coding sequence ATGAATATTTTAAATTTGATTGGTAGAAAAGACGAGTTATTTACCGACGATATAAGAAATCATGAAACAGAACTTCGTGATATAGTCTCAAGCTCTAAATTTTTAGTTATAGGAGGTGCAGGCTCAATTGGTCAGGCAACTACTAAAGAGATTTTTAAGCGAAATCCTAAAAAACTTCATGTTGTAGATATAAGTGAAAACAATATGGTTGAGCTTGTAAGGGATATACGATCATCTTATGGATATATTGATGGTGATTTTCAAACTTTTGCACTTGATATAGGATCTGTTGAATATGATGCATTTTGGGAGAATGATGGCGATTACGATTATGTTTTGAATCTTTCAGCTTTAAAACATGTTCGCAGTGAAAAAGATCCCTATACATTAATGCGAATGATAGATGTTAATGTTTTTAATACTGACAAGACATTACAACAATCCATAGATAAAGGGGTTAAAAAATATTTCTGTGTTTCTACTGACAAAGCTGCAAATCCAGTTAATATGATGGGAGCATCTAAGCGTATTATGGAAATGTTTTTAATGCGTAAAAGTCAATTTATTGATATATCAACAGCTAGATTTGCCAATGTTGCTTTTTCCGACGGCTCTTTACTCCACGGCTTTAATAAGCGAATAGAGAAATTACAACCAATTGTTGCTCCGAATGATATCAAAAGATATTTTGTCATACCAAAAGAATCAGGTGAACTTTGTTTGATGTCCTGTGTTTTTGGAGAAAATAGAGATATTTTCTTTCCAAAGTTAAGTGAAAACCTACATTTAATAACCTTTGCTGAAATTGCTGAAAAATATCTGCAACAAATAGGTTATGAACCATACCTATGCGAAATGGAAGAGGAAGCAAGGGAATTAGTTCACTCTTTGCCTAAAGAAGGAAAATGGCCATGCTTGTTTACAAAAAAGTGA
- a CDS encoding nucleotide sugar dehydrogenase, which translates to MVKGGFIEKEMSQIKIAIVGQGYVGLPLAVEFSKHYQVLGFDINHKRIQDLKQALDHTQEVKSADLQKSIKNGLLFTSDLNDLTDCNIYIVTVPTPIDSFKLPDLSFLRKASEMIGSVLKPEDIVIYESTVYPGCTEEECIPILEKSSGLRFNQDFFVGYSPERINPGDKVNTLSQIKKVTSGSTEEIADRVDELYRSIILAGTHKAPSIKVAEASKAIENAQRDVNISFVNELALIFDRLGIDTNDVIEAAGTKWNFLKYKPGLVGGHCIGVDPYYLTYKAQSVGYHPEVILSGRRVNDNMGSFIANKVIKLMIQKEIVIKNSNALILGVTFKENCPDIRNTRVFDIYQELKSFGMMVDVFDPWANPSEVNNIYGLKCSSTMEDVQNKKFDVIILAVAHSEFKSLDFSSLKKRLNVTFDIKGLLDKELVDARL; encoded by the coding sequence ATGGTTAAAGGGGGATTTATCGAAAAAGAAATGAGTCAGATAAAAATTGCTATTGTAGGGCAAGGTTATGTTGGCTTACCTCTTGCTGTTGAATTTTCTAAGCATTATCAAGTGCTTGGTTTTGATATAAATCATAAAAGAATCCAAGATTTAAAACAAGCTTTGGATCATACTCAAGAAGTCAAATCAGCTGATTTACAAAAATCAATTAAAAATGGTTTATTATTTACTTCCGATTTAAACGATTTGACGGATTGCAATATTTATATTGTAACTGTGCCAACACCAATCGATTCTTTTAAACTTCCGGATCTAAGTTTTTTGAGAAAAGCTTCCGAAATGATTGGCTCGGTGCTTAAACCTGAAGATATTGTTATTTATGAATCTACAGTCTATCCAGGATGTACAGAGGAAGAATGCATACCGATATTAGAAAAGTCTTCTGGCCTTAGATTTAATCAAGATTTTTTTGTTGGATATTCACCAGAAAGAATCAATCCGGGGGATAAAGTAAATACCTTGTCACAAATTAAAAAGGTAACTTCTGGTTCTACTGAAGAAATAGCTGATCGTGTTGATGAACTTTATCGTTCAATTATTTTAGCAGGCACACATAAAGCGCCTTCAATTAAAGTTGCCGAAGCTTCAAAGGCAATTGAAAATGCACAAAGAGATGTGAATATTTCCTTTGTGAATGAGTTGGCATTAATTTTTGATCGATTAGGAATTGATACCAATGATGTGATAGAAGCAGCTGGAACCAAATGGAATTTTTTAAAATATAAGCCGGGATTAGTTGGAGGACATTGTATAGGAGTGGATCCCTATTATCTGACCTACAAAGCTCAGTCAGTAGGGTACCATCCTGAAGTTATTTTATCAGGAAGAAGGGTTAATGATAATATGGGATCTTTTATTGCCAATAAGGTAATAAAGTTGATGATTCAAAAAGAAATTGTAATAAAAAATTCAAATGCCTTGATATTGGGAGTTACTTTTAAAGAAAATTGCCCAGACATTAGGAATACGAGGGTGTTTGATATTTATCAGGAATTAAAGTCATTTGGAATGATGGTAGATGTTTTCGATCCATGGGCAAACCCTAGCGAAGTTAATAATATTTATGGATTGAAATGTTCTTCCACTATGGAGGATGTTCAGAATAAGAAATTTGATGTTATTATTTTAGCAGTAGCACATTCAGAATTTAAGAGTTTAGATTTTTCCTCATTAAAGAAAAGATTGAATGTAACATTTGATATTAAGGGATTATTAGATAAAGAATTAGTAGACGCAAGATTATAA
- a CDS encoding adenylyltransferase/cytidyltransferase family protein, with protein sequence MKESKKEIQKEVKQQDYNPGPRVGITFSTFDLLHAGHIMMLAEAKRQCDYLICGLQMDPTLDRPEKNAPTQTVVERYIQLRGCVYVDEIVPYSTEQDLEDILRSFKLDVRIVGDEYKDRDFTGRKYCEDKGIELYYNSRDHRFSSSGLRKIVAEKENQKNGKK encoded by the coding sequence ATGAAAGAATCTAAAAAAGAAATTCAAAAAGAAGTTAAGCAACAAGATTATAACCCAGGACCTAGGGTGGGGATTACGTTTTCGACATTTGACTTGCTACATGCCGGTCATATTATGATGCTGGCAGAAGCAAAACGTCAATGCGATTATTTGATCTGTGGACTGCAGATGGATCCAACCTTGGACAGACCTGAAAAAAATGCACCAACACAGACTGTGGTTGAAAGATATATTCAATTAAGAGGATGTGTTTATGTGGATGAGATTGTCCCATATTCTACTGAGCAGGATTTGGAAGATATATTAAGGTCTTTTAAGCTAGATGTCAGAATTGTAGGTGATGAATATAAAGACAGAGATTTTACAGGTAGAAAATATTGTGAAGATAAAGGGATTGAGCTATATTATAATAGTAGAGATCATAGATTTTCAAGTTCTGGATTAAGGAAGATTGTTGCGGAGAAAGAGAATCAGAAAAACGGCAAAAAATAA
- a CDS encoding nucleotide sugar dehydrogenase — translation MPTERIITTNLWSSELSKLVANAFLAQRVSSINSISELCEVTGANVDEVAHAIGQDSRIGSKFLKASVGFGGSCFQKDLLNLVYIARSYNLTEVANYWEQVILINDHQKTRFAEKIIRSMYNTVNGKKIAFLGWAFKKNTNDTRESAAIYVADHLLDEQAQISVYDPKVQENQIYKDLDYLATRSADENKELLKVINDPYEVAKDAHGLAILTEWDEFKDIDWKRIKESMKKPAFIFDGRKLLDKQKLESLGFVYYAIGE, via the coding sequence TGGCCAATGCTTTCTTGGCGCAGCGTGTATCTTCCATTAACTCGATTTCTGAGCTTTGTGAAGTAACAGGAGCCAATGTGGACGAAGTTGCTCATGCAATTGGACAGGACTCCAGGATAGGGTCTAAGTTTTTGAAAGCTTCAGTGGGTTTTGGGGGTTCCTGCTTTCAAAAAGATCTGTTGAACCTGGTCTATATTGCCAGATCCTATAACCTGACTGAGGTTGCCAATTATTGGGAACAAGTAATCCTGATCAATGACCATCAAAAGACAAGGTTTGCAGAAAAGATTATCCGATCGATGTACAATACGGTAAATGGCAAGAAAATTGCGTTCTTGGGTTGGGCATTCAAAAAGAATACTAATGATACCCGTGAATCAGCCGCCATTTATGTAGCAGACCATTTATTGGATGAACAAGCACAGATTTCAGTATACGATCCAAAAGTGCAGGAAAATCAGATCTATAAGGATCTGGATTACCTTGCTACAAGAAGTGCAGATGAGAATAAAGAATTGTTAAAGGTCATCAATGATCCCTACGAGGTTGCAAAGGATGCCCACGGATTGGCAATCCTTACAGAATGGGATGAATTCAAGGACATTGATTGGAAAAGAATCAAAGAATCCATGAAAAAACCCGCATTTATATTTGATGGGCGAAAGCTTCTGGATAAACAGAAACTTGAGAGTTTGGGATTTGTTTACTATGCTATAGGTGAGTAA